The nucleotide window CAAGCAGGGAAATACCGCAACGCTTGAACTGATGAAAAAACGCTTCGGCCCCGCCGACGCCGCACAGCGCGACGCACGCGCTTATGCGTTGCTCAAATCGTGCGTGGGGGGTGAATGGAAGGCCCGCGAAGTGTTGCCAAACGGTGCTACACTCTGCGGCCGAACGGTTTGGACGCATTTGTTGAACGACCAGTTCATCGAATTACGCGGCGAACTTGGCGACGACACAGCCATGCATCCGCACGCACAAATGATCTGCGGCATTGATGCCGAAACCGCCGCGCCGTTCTTTTTCCAGATCATGGAAACCGGAGCGGTCGCCCGCGGCCAGCTCAGCCTGCTCGGCGATCAAACGGTCGGCGGACTATTGCACTTCACCGGGCCGGACGGTGCGGCCGACTGGTACATCACGCTAGAATTTCCAGAGCCGGATCGATACGTCAGCAACATATGGAAGGGCAATGCGCCGGCGGGTAATCCCACGATCGCTGTTCACTATGCGCGATCGTCGATGACGAAATAGCGACGAACCTCAATCGTCCTAAGTTGCGTAATGCCCGTCAATCGTTTGCATCAGGCCGGTGCATTTTTTGCAATGGCGAAACGGTGGTCATGCCCCTTCGACCAATTTCTCCAGCGTCTCGTCGGTGCATTGTGGATCAACGGTTCGACAGGCGCGGGCCAGCACTTCGGAGATACCGGTGAGCCGGGTACGCCACGCCGCCGGCTCGGCATCGCGCGGCGTGAGTTGCTCGAACTCGCGGCACAGCAGGATCATTCTTAAGAGGTGCTTGAAGAGTACGCCTTCCTGTTTGACCAGATCGCGGCCGCGAACGAACTTGTCGAAGTCGCCGCCGGAATTTAGCAGATCGCCCACGGCCCAGACGGGCGTCGTGAACAGCCCGCCGGCGTGGTCGATCTCGTTCTCGAACAGCATTCGCATTTTCTGCGCCAGCGGCACAGGGTACTTTCGCAGCGCCGGTTCGACGTCGGATTGATCGGCTTGTGGATAGAGATCGTCGTGCGTCGCCAGGCCGAGGGTAAGAATTGTCGGGTCGACCACTTCGATGCTGAGCCGTCCCGGCGGCAACTCGTCGGGCCACGGCACGCGCACCGACTTGGCAACCGAGCCGGGCATCTCCAGCAGGCTCTCCAGGATCTGCACCAACTCGTGATCGTCGGCCTTGCCAAGATATTCGAGAAGGAACAGGCCGTAGAGCGGA belongs to Planctomycetia bacterium and includes:
- a CDS encoding helicase, with translation TPRAKLPTFDELMAQLKLGEHVGATAAAAAKSGAARAAAQIGPPPYDPVTATPTEKLKQLMVFRAVHPLYGLFLLEYLGKADDHELVQILESLLEMPGSVAKSVRVPWPDELPPGRLSIEVVDPTILTLGLATHDDLYPQADQSDVEPALRKYPVPLAQKMRMLFENEIDHAGGLFTTPVWAVGDLLNSGGDFDKFVRGRDLVKQEGVLFKHLLRMILLCREFEQLTPRDAEPAAWRTRLTGISEVLARACRTVDPQCTDETLEKLVEGA
- a CDS encoding SRPBCC domain-containing protein encodes the protein MSAITILVPLLLTAFTAFARQPASQPSTQPVRGDTLTVSAVINAPADEIFHCFTTGPGFVKAMGVANAKVDFRVGGQIRSAYKPETDLDSDQAIVNTILAFEPNRMLAIKPTAPAGSPDWLQAICRTGWNVITLDTLGPDRTRITIVGMGYERGLLFDTAYRFFKQGNTATLELMKKRFGPADAAQRDARAYALLKSCVGGEWKAREVLPNGATLCGRTVWTHLLNDQFIELRGELGDDTAMHPHAQMICGIDAETAAPFFFQIMETGAVARGQLSLLGDQTVGGLLHFTGPDGAADWYITLEFPEPDRYVSNIWKGNAPAGNPTIAVHYARSSMTK